The Stratiformator vulcanicus genome has a segment encoding these proteins:
- a CDS encoding PSD1 and planctomycete cytochrome C domain-containing protein produces MSQKEFFETKIRPVLVAHCYECHSDAEQSGGLLLDSRRSVLRGGDSGPTVIVGQPNHSLLVEALQYESLEMPPDGKLPDEVIADFKKWIGDGLFDPRVDEDSTEKRESLAPPVKPEELWSLQPIVDYESPQVGNASWAVNDIDRFVFSRMEQAGVRPVREAEPNRLLRRLYFDLIGLPPPADELEEFLIAHRADRDDAVRDVVEQLLASPHFGERWGRHWLDVARYAESNGMAWNVTLPYAWRYRDYVIDAFNADKPYNQFVREQLAGDLMPSESEQQRREQLVATGFLAIGPKSFYRREKEIPEVKPDWADEQINVVGKSLLGLTIACARCHDHKFDPIPTRDYYALAGIFMSTELHSGPKVSKPSEWKLKSAHDERAIALVDEDEMQKKLLKAKEHAALNKRLAALKKKSNADPQAVKALTNKVNRLKRESSLEYAFGVADSAEPAPTEIRIRGEWDQLGETVPRGFLTAIDSVGEFAIPEKQSGRAQLAEWIVDPHNPLTARVFVNRVWHHLFGQGLVKSVDNFGSKGTPPTHPRLLDYLAHRFVHEHQWSVKALIRDCVLSRTYQLASLHDINAYRIDPENELLWRSRSRRLQAEAIRDSLLAVAGKLESEPENTSTVEELGYRMLRPNDLIRLRRQHEYRSRSVYLPVFRGVESDDLLAVFDFPEPSMGLGVRDVSTVPSQSLYMMNAPLVLDAAESLAKRALAENDQIEARVNYLFQTLYSRLPTDGDLNAAKRLLSSLPGDELARWSIYCHSLFLSAEFTYLL; encoded by the coding sequence GTGAGCCAAAAGGAATTCTTCGAGACAAAAATCCGTCCCGTTTTAGTAGCGCACTGCTACGAGTGTCATTCGGATGCGGAGCAATCTGGCGGCCTGCTGCTGGATTCTCGTCGATCTGTGTTGCGCGGGGGTGACTCGGGTCCAACTGTGATCGTCGGTCAGCCGAATCACAGCCTGCTGGTCGAAGCGCTGCAATACGAATCGCTGGAGATGCCTCCCGACGGCAAGCTTCCCGACGAGGTCATCGCAGACTTTAAGAAATGGATCGGGGATGGCCTGTTCGACCCACGAGTCGATGAAGATTCGACCGAAAAACGTGAATCGCTTGCGCCGCCGGTCAAGCCGGAAGAACTGTGGTCCCTTCAACCGATCGTCGACTACGAATCGCCGCAAGTCGGAAACGCATCGTGGGCCGTTAACGACATTGACCGGTTCGTATTTTCACGCATGGAACAAGCCGGAGTTCGTCCCGTCCGAGAGGCCGAGCCGAATCGGCTCCTGCGTCGCCTCTATTTTGATTTGATCGGGCTCCCGCCCCCCGCTGACGAACTTGAGGAGTTTCTCATTGCTCATCGGGCGGATCGCGATGACGCCGTTCGGGATGTCGTTGAGCAACTGCTAGCGTCCCCTCACTTCGGCGAGCGTTGGGGGCGGCATTGGCTCGACGTCGCCCGATACGCGGAAAGCAACGGCATGGCTTGGAACGTCACGTTGCCGTATGCCTGGCGGTACCGCGACTATGTCATCGACGCGTTCAATGCAGATAAGCCGTACAACCAGTTCGTGCGCGAACAGCTCGCCGGCGATTTAATGCCGTCGGAAAGTGAGCAGCAACGTCGCGAGCAGTTGGTCGCGACGGGGTTCTTGGCGATCGGCCCGAAAAGCTTTTATCGACGCGAAAAGGAGATACCGGAGGTCAAACCCGATTGGGCTGACGAGCAAATTAATGTCGTGGGTAAGTCGCTGCTCGGCCTGACTATCGCCTGTGCTCGTTGCCACGACCACAAATTCGATCCGATTCCAACGCGGGACTATTACGCCCTCGCCGGGATATTTATGAGCACCGAGCTCCACTCGGGGCCGAAGGTGAGCAAGCCGAGCGAGTGGAAATTGAAGTCCGCCCATGACGAACGGGCGATCGCCCTCGTCGACGAAGACGAGATGCAGAAGAAGCTCCTCAAGGCGAAAGAGCACGCGGCGTTGAATAAACGTCTTGCGGCACTTAAGAAAAAGTCAAATGCCGACCCGCAAGCCGTCAAGGCCCTGACGAACAAGGTCAATCGACTCAAACGCGAATCGTCGCTCGAATACGCCTTTGGTGTCGCAGATTCGGCCGAGCCTGCCCCCACGGAAATTCGGATTCGAGGTGAGTGGGATCAACTCGGTGAGACGGTCCCGCGAGGCTTTTTAACGGCAATCGACTCGGTGGGTGAATTCGCAATTCCGGAAAAGCAAAGCGGGAGAGCTCAACTTGCTGAGTGGATTGTCGATCCGCACAACCCGCTGACGGCCAGGGTGTTCGTCAATCGCGTGTGGCACCATCTCTTCGGGCAGGGTCTCGTCAAAAGCGTCGATAATTTCGGCTCCAAGGGAACGCCGCCGACGCACCCGCGGTTACTTGATTATCTGGCTCACCGCTTTGTGCATGAGCATCAATGGTCAGTTAAGGCGTTAATCCGTGATTGCGTTCTCTCGCGAACCTACCAACTCGCCAGCCTGCACGACATTAACGCTTATCGAATCGACCCGGAGAATGAGCTGCTCTGGCGCAGCCGAAGTCGTCGGCTGCAAGCCGAAGCCATTCGCGACAGTCTGCTAGCGGTAGCGGGCAAGCTGGAATCGGAACCTGAGAACACGTCGACCGTTGAAGAACTCGGCTATCGCATGCTCAGGCCCAATGACTTAATCAGACTTCGCAGGCAGCACGAGTACCGTTCTCGCAGCGTTTATCTGCCGGTGTTCCGCGGCGTCGAATCGGACGATCTGTTGGCGGTCTTCGACTTCCCCGAACCTTCGATGGGATTGGGGGTCCGCGACGTCTCAACCGTGCCGTCGCAGTCGCTCTATATGATGAACGCGCCGCTGGTTCTTGATGCTGCCGAAAGCTTGGCGAAGCGCGCGTTGGCGGAAAACGACCAGATTGAAGCCCGCGTGAATTACCTGTTCCAAACGCTGTACTCACGATTGCCGACAGACGGCGACCTCAATGCGGCCAAGCGACTTCTGAGTTCACTCCCCGGGGATGAGCTTGCACGCTGGTCAATCTATTGTCACTCCCTCTTTCTGAGCGCGGAATTCACTTACCTACTCTGA
- a CDS encoding DUF1552 domain-containing protein, which translates to MSIRSTSRSQLSRRTVLRGVGVGLALPALDAMTPAFAKSTDAVGPQRFVAIETNQGILPQYFFAKGEGERKQTSPYLEILKPFRDRMTAFAGVSHPEVDGGHTAERCFLTAAPHPGRSGFRNTISVDQFAAERIGHLTRFPSLALAIGTKQSLSYTQSGVQIPGEDSPSSLFRKLFIQGSPEAVNAQVKKLRQGRSILDSIGERSWQLGKRLGPADRQKLDQFYTGVRDLEQRLHKTEQWELKPKARVEMDPPQDFKDPGALIEKTRAMFDLTRLAFETDSTRLISIYIHQNAAKPNIKGVDTGTHPLTHHGNQPAKLKQLRLIESAQFEELRNLLAGLDDSRTGGHSLLDETSVFYGTPLGNGNAHTNTNLPVLLAGGGFRHSGYQALGGHSDYPLPNLFVSVLQRLGIETDSFATSTGTMRGLEIV; encoded by the coding sequence ATGAGTATTCGATCGACCAGCCGATCACAGTTAAGCCGACGCACCGTATTGCGAGGAGTCGGCGTCGGTTTGGCTCTGCCTGCCTTGGACGCCATGACCCCGGCCTTTGCAAAGAGCACCGACGCGGTAGGTCCGCAGCGATTCGTCGCGATTGAAACCAATCAGGGAATTCTCCCGCAATACTTCTTCGCCAAGGGTGAAGGCGAGCGGAAACAGACGTCGCCGTACCTGGAGATCCTAAAGCCTTTCCGAGATCGGATGACGGCCTTTGCCGGCGTCTCGCACCCGGAAGTCGACGGCGGGCATACCGCGGAGCGCTGCTTCCTCACAGCCGCGCCTCATCCCGGCCGCAGCGGCTTTCGCAATACAATTTCGGTCGACCAGTTCGCCGCTGAGCGGATCGGTCACCTGACCCGCTTTCCCTCGCTCGCACTGGCGATCGGGACAAAGCAAAGCCTCTCCTATACGCAGTCGGGAGTGCAAATCCCCGGAGAAGACTCGCCATCGAGCCTATTCCGAAAACTATTTATTCAAGGCTCGCCCGAGGCCGTGAATGCACAGGTTAAGAAACTGCGGCAAGGCCGCAGCATTCTTGATTCGATCGGCGAACGGTCGTGGCAATTAGGAAAACGGCTCGGGCCGGCTGATCGCCAAAAGCTCGATCAGTTCTATACGGGCGTCCGCGACTTGGAGCAACGGCTGCACAAGACCGAGCAGTGGGAATTAAAGCCGAAGGCGCGAGTCGAGATGGATCCGCCGCAGGACTTTAAAGACCCCGGCGCACTCATTGAAAAAACGCGAGCGATGTTCGACCTGACCCGACTCGCCTTTGAGACCGACTCCACGCGATTAATTTCGATCTATATCCACCAAAACGCTGCGAAGCCGAACATAAAAGGCGTCGACACCGGCACCCACCCGCTGACGCACCACGGCAATCAACCCGCGAAGCTCAAGCAGTTGCGACTGATTGAATCGGCTCAATTCGAAGAGCTTCGCAATCTGTTGGCCGGCCTGGATGATTCACGTACCGGTGGTCATTCCCTGCTGGATGAGACATCCGTGTTTTACGGCACTCCGCTTGGCAACGGGAATGCTCACACGAACACGAACCTACCCGTGCTGCTTGCCGGTGGCGGATTTCGTCACTCAGGCTATCAGGCGTTGGGTGGCCACTCTGACTATCCGCTCCCCAACCTCTTCGTCAGCGTTCTGCAACGGCTCGGCATCGAGACCGACAGCTTCGCCACTAGCACGGGCACGATGCGCGGGCTGGAGATCGTTTAG
- a CDS encoding type IV secretory system conjugative DNA transfer family protein gives MPQNEKQLSIRPEFQSGPLPFGVNGSVGRMESIVSAAGEVAGHGLRMHYVFQDLTQAKDIYGDRWQTFVANSGVVQCFSANDIFTAEWISKRLGRTTVAYSERSGASGMALASQPFAGTGRTETVDLLAPHEVMRYFAREDRHLRQLLLVSGQPPLVCQKGYYDKIKMVV, from the coding sequence ATGCCACAAAACGAGAAGCAATTAAGCATCCGCCCTGAGTTCCAATCCGGGCCGCTGCCATTCGGTGTAAATGGTAGTGTTGGGCGGATGGAATCGATCGTCAGTGCCGCCGGTGAGGTGGCCGGTCACGGCCTGCGGATGCACTATGTGTTCCAAGACCTGACGCAGGCCAAAGACATCTACGGCGACCGCTGGCAAACCTTCGTTGCCAACTCCGGCGTCGTGCAATGCTTCTCGGCCAACGACATCTTTACGGCCGAGTGGATCTCCAAACGCCTCGGCCGCACGACCGTCGCCTACAGCGAACGCAGCGGCGCCTCCGGCATGGCCCTCGCCAGCCAACCCTTCGCCGGAACCGGCCGCACCGAAACCGTCGACCTCCTCGCCCCGCATGAAGTGATGCGGTACTTCGCCCGAGAGGATCGACACCTACGGCAACTACTGCTCGTCTCCGGCCAACCGCCGCTGGTGTGCCAGAAGGGGTATTACGACAAGATCAAGATGGTGGTTTAA
- a CDS encoding DUF1592 domain-containing protein: protein MAGLVYSFSELNAAESPVGHEFLANHCMYCHEGEDAEAGLNLEALKFDSADPQSLDAWTRIHDRVVSGEMPPAAEERPDPHDIKQFSELTDNALHDAWRDRYTTHGRVGGRRLNPLEYEVTLRDLLKAPWLQLKEMLPPDPESHGFDNVADVQEVSYVQLARYLEAAEVAIDGAMRLRPAPEPTTVRTWFSEEGRYLGKGWKKIYKSIDDRPEWTFFVGQPNNAQAPRRIRNKSQQIPGWYRFRVRCRAALVDRSGEEEKLLPPTEGQVAWINTAAKRVLGKFDVPEGPEGGIVEFTAWQYEGEPLEFFCATMNDSKWNKDVPRHGIAVDWFEIEGPFADESCDRDVKKQPWPSESYQQLFGDLPMTPWTQRSRFRPPQPLNRPDLTANKRGLRETFQLPPKMMMVESRRPAADAERLLRQFMYRAYRRPPEESEVKRCLAFAIEGIKNKLCFQDAMRTAYKAVLCSPDFLYFQEAPGRLDDYALATRLSYLLWRTTPDESLLEAARTEGLQRDAVLMREFSRLLADPRAGRFFGDFAGQWLELRKIHDTSPDKDLFPEYFCDNHLVDSAVDETVATFGVMVRDNLPAKTVVDADFVMVNERLAKLYDIEGVEGRELQRVSLPSDSPRGGFLTQSSILKITANGLTTSPVLRGAWVQDRILGTPPAPPPPGAGAIEPDTRGATTIRDLLAKHSRFESCAACHAKIDPPGFALENFDVMGAWRENYRSLGMGTTAKIPPNERRGKYKIGLPVDASGVTYEGSSFKDIHEFRDYLLSREEQLARNLTERLMTFATGARPTFADRLEIESILQKTASDGYPVQTILRDIVLSEAFRSK from the coding sequence ATGGCGGGATTGGTCTACTCGTTCTCGGAACTTAATGCCGCTGAGTCTCCGGTCGGACATGAATTTCTTGCCAATCACTGCATGTACTGCCACGAAGGCGAAGATGCCGAGGCGGGACTGAATCTTGAGGCGCTAAAGTTTGATTCGGCCGACCCCCAAAGCCTGGACGCGTGGACCCGCATTCACGACCGTGTCGTCTCAGGCGAGATGCCACCGGCTGCGGAAGAGCGTCCCGATCCGCACGACATTAAACAATTCTCCGAATTGACCGACAATGCTCTGCACGACGCGTGGCGGGATCGATATACAACGCACGGTCGGGTCGGCGGACGAAGACTGAATCCGCTTGAGTATGAAGTCACGCTTCGCGACTTGCTCAAGGCGCCATGGCTTCAGCTGAAGGAAATGCTACCGCCTGATCCCGAGTCACACGGCTTCGACAACGTCGCTGACGTGCAAGAAGTTTCTTATGTTCAACTGGCCCGCTACCTTGAGGCAGCGGAGGTCGCGATCGACGGCGCAATGCGGCTGCGGCCGGCACCGGAACCAACGACGGTGCGCACCTGGTTTTCGGAAGAAGGACGTTATCTGGGTAAAGGCTGGAAGAAAATTTATAAGAGTATCGACGATCGGCCGGAGTGGACATTTTTCGTCGGTCAGCCGAATAACGCGCAGGCTCCCCGACGTATTCGCAATAAGTCGCAGCAGATTCCGGGTTGGTATCGCTTCCGCGTTCGATGCCGGGCCGCACTTGTTGATCGTTCGGGAGAAGAAGAAAAATTGCTCCCTCCGACCGAAGGGCAAGTCGCGTGGATTAATACCGCTGCCAAGCGAGTGCTCGGCAAGTTTGACGTTCCCGAAGGGCCAGAGGGCGGAATCGTTGAATTTACGGCTTGGCAATACGAAGGCGAACCGCTCGAGTTTTTCTGCGCGACCATGAACGATTCGAAGTGGAACAAAGATGTTCCGCGTCACGGGATCGCCGTGGACTGGTTTGAAATTGAGGGTCCCTTCGCCGACGAATCGTGCGATCGCGATGTGAAGAAGCAGCCTTGGCCCTCCGAGAGTTATCAGCAACTCTTCGGAGACCTGCCGATGACGCCTTGGACGCAGCGGAGTCGATTTCGTCCACCTCAGCCTCTGAATCGACCGGATTTAACTGCGAACAAAAGAGGCCTTCGCGAGACGTTTCAATTGCCGCCGAAAATGATGATGGTCGAATCGCGGCGACCGGCTGCGGATGCGGAACGACTGTTGCGACAGTTCATGTACCGTGCCTACCGCCGACCACCCGAGGAATCGGAGGTCAAAAGATGCCTCGCCTTCGCGATCGAAGGTATTAAGAACAAGCTATGTTTTCAGGATGCGATGCGGACGGCTTACAAGGCGGTGCTTTGCTCCCCTGATTTTCTGTACTTCCAAGAAGCACCGGGTCGCTTGGATGACTATGCGTTAGCGACTCGACTCTCCTATTTGCTATGGCGGACCACTCCGGACGAGTCGCTGCTTGAGGCGGCACGGACAGAGGGATTACAACGTGATGCCGTCCTGATGCGTGAATTCTCGCGGCTGCTCGCTGATCCGAGAGCCGGGCGATTTTTTGGTGATTTCGCAGGCCAATGGCTGGAGTTGCGAAAGATTCACGACACGTCGCCCGACAAAGACCTGTTTCCGGAATACTTCTGCGACAACCACCTCGTTGACTCAGCAGTCGATGAGACGGTGGCGACATTCGGCGTGATGGTCCGCGATAACCTTCCGGCCAAGACGGTTGTCGATGCTGACTTCGTCATGGTGAACGAAAGGCTGGCCAAGCTCTATGATATCGAGGGCGTTGAAGGGAGAGAGCTTCAGCGGGTCTCGCTCCCATCCGACTCGCCCCGCGGTGGCTTCTTAACGCAGTCCAGCATTCTTAAGATAACGGCGAATGGTTTAACAACTTCGCCGGTGCTGCGGGGAGCATGGGTGCAAGACCGCATTCTCGGTACCCCGCCCGCCCCTCCCCCGCCGGGGGCTGGCGCGATCGAACCCGATACACGAGGGGCGACGACCATCCGTGACTTGCTCGCCAAACATAGCCGGTTCGAATCGTGCGCTGCGTGTCACGCGAAGATCGATCCCCCCGGCTTTGCGTTAGAAAACTTCGACGTCATGGGAGCATGGCGAGAGAACTACCGCTCGCTCGGCATGGGAACAACAGCGAAGATCCCGCCGAACGAGCGGAGAGGAAAATATAAAATCGGACTGCCGGTCGATGCGTCGGGTGTCACCTATGAAGGGTCGTCTTTTAAGGATATTCACGAGTTCCGCGACTACCTGCTCAGTCGTGAAGAGCAACTCGCGCGTAACCTGACCGAACGCCTGATGACATTTGCGACCGGTGCCCGCCCGACGTTCGCGGATCGGCTCGAAATCGAATCGATCCTGCAGAAGACCGCGTCTGACGGATATCCCGTGCAGACGATCCTGCGAGATATTGTTCTCAGCGAAGCGTTCCGGTCGAAGTAG
- a CDS encoding sulfatase-like hydrolase/transferase — MTTVPQSGRLVKLSFAFAALAYCPIATLAGAAEPPRKASRPNVVLIIVDELGYQFVGANGGLTCRGIPIHTPNIDALAETGVRWTHAHARAMCSPTRQTLMTGKHGFRYPKPKLETIFIPKLMKRAGYTTGHVGKWMMGPLFNPSLKGYDEAAIYCGQYQFHDPQVMTFNARGYLSEFNQPTSVKRINGGDMHCATVDNVYKAEHATVLKGQFGPDVMNRWACDFITRHKENPFFLYYATKLAHIRHPKIPRVDAEPSYANSVNYVDTLVGQIIEALELAGVRDNTLILFVGDNGHKDSPADKKSIAKGQLYLPGTKGGLYEGATRVPFIANWTAGGASGVVRDELMCITDLLPTCVAAAGAELPSDDTFDGVSLLPQIRGEQGNPREWVYIDDGSHPNIVKGELSQFYDGVPKAHRRYVVGTRYKLLWDGRFYDLQTDIDETHDISLGTGSPDAETARATLQKVLDDYAEQIGPDFKDPTLVPKAEVIASTN; from the coding sequence ATGACGACGGTTCCCCAATCTGGTCGGTTGGTTAAATTATCTTTCGCCTTCGCGGCTCTTGCATATTGTCCGATCGCGACACTTGCAGGAGCGGCCGAACCGCCGCGTAAGGCGTCACGTCCGAATGTCGTTCTAATCATTGTCGATGAACTGGGTTACCAGTTCGTCGGGGCAAACGGGGGCCTGACATGCCGGGGCATTCCTATTCACACGCCCAACATCGATGCCCTTGCTGAGACCGGCGTGCGATGGACTCACGCGCACGCCCGGGCGATGTGTTCGCCGACCCGACAGACATTGATGACCGGCAAGCACGGATTTCGCTATCCGAAACCCAAGCTCGAAACGATATTTATCCCGAAGTTAATGAAGCGGGCAGGTTATACGACGGGGCATGTCGGCAAGTGGATGATGGGGCCGCTTTTTAACCCGTCACTCAAGGGCTATGACGAGGCCGCCATCTACTGCGGACAGTACCAATTTCATGATCCGCAAGTCATGACTTTCAACGCCCGCGGCTACTTAAGCGAATTCAACCAGCCGACGAGTGTAAAACGAATCAACGGCGGCGACATGCACTGCGCGACAGTCGACAACGTCTATAAGGCGGAGCACGCGACCGTGCTCAAGGGGCAATTCGGGCCGGATGTTATGAATCGCTGGGCTTGTGACTTTATCACTCGTCACAAGGAGAATCCATTTTTCCTGTATTATGCGACGAAACTAGCACATATCAGGCACCCTAAAATCCCTCGCGTCGACGCGGAGCCTTCCTATGCCAACTCGGTGAATTACGTTGATACGCTCGTCGGACAAATTATCGAGGCTCTGGAATTAGCCGGAGTGCGAGACAACACGCTGATCTTGTTTGTTGGTGATAACGGTCACAAGGATAGCCCCGCTGATAAAAAAAGCATCGCAAAAGGCCAACTTTACCTGCCCGGCACAAAAGGCGGACTTTATGAGGGGGCGACTCGGGTGCCTTTCATCGCCAACTGGACGGCGGGCGGGGCTTCGGGAGTGGTCCGGGATGAGTTAATGTGTATCACAGACCTACTGCCGACTTGCGTTGCGGCGGCAGGTGCGGAACTTCCGTCCGATGACACCTTCGACGGAGTCTCGCTGCTTCCACAAATTCGTGGAGAGCAGGGCAATCCTCGCGAATGGGTTTATATTGACGATGGGTCTCATCCCAATATCGTTAAGGGCGAACTCTCGCAATTTTACGATGGCGTCCCGAAGGCGCACCGCCGCTACGTGGTTGGAACTCGCTACAAACTACTGTGGGACGGACGTTTCTATGACCTGCAAACTGATATTGATGAGACTCACGATATCAGCTTAGGAACCGGATCTCCCGACGCGGAGACCGCGAGAGCGACTTTGCAAAAGGTCCTCGACGACTACGCGGAACAGATCGGGCCTGACTTTAAGGATCCGACGCTTGTCCCCAAAGCCGAAGTAATTGCCAGCACAAATTGA
- a CDS encoding DUF1501 domain-containing protein: MSGQLVSRRSMLKQASQGFGYLALAGLAARNAPAAPQPESILAAKKPHFAPRAQRVLFIQMRGAPSQMDTFDYKPYLLNKDKNRDWRFQFSQHGESGLWISELFPHIAKHADKLCLLRGMHTDFPIHNEATLFLHTGNSVLTRPSMGAWIQYGLGTENDNLPGFVVMNMQHEAGGGQNWGSAFLPAAYQGLSIGRPFHEIGRDDVRHLANARLSPALQRQQLAFARAANERLAMQDPTNRQIDGLIESYERGFRMQAALPELLDVSDESESTLDMYGVTNREKRKAMGRDALMHVNGTQCLVARRLLEAGVRFVEINDQWWDGHNNHRDCLEGRAWATDQPIAALLTDLDRRGLLDDTLVLWGGEFGRTVGNAKKDGSDHNAGGFTMWMAGGGVKGGFSYGGTDETGENAVEGRMHIHDLHATILHILGLDHKALTYRYAGRDFRLTDVYGRVAQNILA, encoded by the coding sequence GTGTCGGGACAACTTGTCTCGCGTCGTTCGATGTTGAAGCAGGCCTCGCAGGGGTTCGGATATCTCGCGCTCGCCGGGCTCGCCGCCAGAAACGCGCCGGCCGCACCGCAACCTGAGAGTATTCTGGCCGCCAAGAAACCACATTTCGCGCCGCGGGCGCAGCGGGTGCTATTTATTCAAATGCGGGGTGCTCCCTCGCAGATGGACACTTTTGATTATAAGCCCTACCTTCTCAATAAAGACAAGAATCGGGACTGGCGGTTTCAATTCTCGCAGCACGGCGAATCGGGGCTCTGGATTTCGGAGTTGTTCCCTCATATCGCCAAACATGCCGACAAACTATGCCTGCTCAGGGGGATGCACACCGATTTCCCGATTCACAACGAGGCGACGCTCTTTCTGCATACGGGCAATAGCGTGCTGACGCGACCCTCGATGGGTGCGTGGATTCAGTATGGTCTCGGCACGGAAAACGACAACCTGCCCGGCTTCGTCGTGATGAACATGCAGCACGAAGCGGGCGGCGGTCAGAATTGGGGCAGCGCTTTTCTCCCCGCGGCTTACCAGGGTTTGTCAATCGGTCGGCCGTTTCATGAGATTGGCCGCGATGACGTAAGACATTTGGCGAATGCTCGTTTATCTCCCGCGTTGCAGCGCCAGCAATTGGCGTTCGCACGAGCCGCGAATGAGCGGCTTGCAATGCAGGATCCGACGAACCGACAGATCGACGGGTTAATTGAATCGTACGAACGCGGCTTTCGGATGCAGGCTGCGTTGCCGGAGTTGCTGGATGTCTCCGACGAGTCGGAATCGACACTCGATATGTACGGTGTGACCAATCGTGAGAAGCGCAAGGCGATGGGTCGAGATGCCCTCATGCACGTGAATGGCACGCAGTGCCTTGTTGCCCGGCGGCTGTTAGAAGCCGGAGTTCGTTTCGTCGAAATTAATGATCAATGGTGGGATGGGCACAATAATCACCGCGATTGTCTCGAAGGACGTGCATGGGCGACTGACCAGCCGATCGCGGCCCTACTGACCGATCTTGATCGGCGCGGCCTGCTCGACGATACGCTTGTCTTGTGGGGCGGAGAGTTCGGACGTACCGTCGGCAACGCGAAGAAGGATGGCAGCGACCACAACGCCGGCGGATTCACCATGTGGATGGCTGGCGGCGGCGTCAAAGGCGGATTCAGCTACGGCGGTACCGACGAGACCGGTGAGAACGCGGTCGAAGGCCGGATGCACATCCACGATCTTCACGCAACGATCTTGCACATATTGGGTCTCGACCACAAAGCGTTGACGTACCGCTACGCAGGACGCGATTTCCGTTTAACCGATGTCTACGGTCGAGTTGCCCAAAACATATTGGCGTAG
- a CDS encoding DUF1559 domain-containing protein, translated as MSLSARRNRRGFTLVELLVVIAIIAILIALLLPAVQQAREAARRSQCKNNLKQIGLALHNFHGTYGNLPKGVDLFLNRPDYYQTNNANINNGGNDPDDCWVWSALLLPYMDQAALYTELGIGDDKFPEDSPALIQTKLPVFRCPSDIGPSANDQRTAIGASGGNVFAGTSNYAATIHHSGCKPKPHVLSDLNNLSGGFYPNSKTKFRDITDGTSNTIAVGERAYARPGGQVDRAASWCCIGTGDKPNLISESLLDLRRGINRPGGGAGFSMSSAHAGGAQILMFDGSVHFLSENIQWDQNHGGDNCYNENIDSVLEYLIAKSDGNTVGKF; from the coding sequence ATGTCACTAAGCGCTCGTCGAAACCGAAGGGGTTTCACGCTTGTTGAACTATTGGTCGTCATCGCGATCATCGCGATCCTGATCGCCCTGCTGCTGCCTGCCGTGCAGCAGGCACGCGAAGCCGCCCGTCGCTCGCAGTGCAAGAATAATCTGAAGCAGATCGGGTTGGCGCTGCATAATTTCCACGGGACTTATGGCAATTTACCCAAGGGGGTCGACCTGTTTCTTAATCGGCCAGATTACTATCAAACTAACAACGCGAACATTAATAACGGCGGCAACGATCCAGACGACTGCTGGGTCTGGTCTGCCCTCTTGCTACCCTATATGGATCAAGCCGCGCTCTACACAGAGCTCGGCATCGGAGACGACAAGTTCCCTGAAGACAGCCCCGCGCTGATTCAGACGAAGCTACCTGTCTTTCGTTGCCCCAGCGACATCGGGCCGTCCGCTAACGATCAAAGGACGGCAATTGGTGCTTCGGGCGGAAATGTATTTGCGGGAACCAGCAACTACGCGGCCACCATTCACCATTCTGGTTGCAAGCCAAAGCCTCACGTGCTTTCCGACCTCAACAATCTATCCGGTGGTTTCTATCCGAATTCCAAGACAAAATTCCGTGATATCACCGACGGAACGAGCAACACCATCGCGGTCGGCGAGCGAGCTTATGCCCGTCCCGGTGGTCAAGTCGATCGGGCGGCGAGTTGGTGTTGCATCGGCACGGGCGATAAACCGAATTTAATATCGGAATCGCTGTTGGACCTCAGGCGCGGCATCAACAGGCCCGGGGGAGGCGCGGGATTCAGTATGTCGAGTGCACATGCCGGTGGCGCTCAAATCCTCATGTTCGACGGGTCTGTCCATTTCCTCAGCGAGAATATTCAGTGGGACCAAAACCACGGCGGCGACAATTGTTATAACGAGAACATTGACAGTGTGCTGGAGTACTTAATCGCGAAATCGGACGGAAATACCGTCGGGAAGTTCTGA